AAGGTTCTTATCCGTTTTGACCAGCCTATGGATAGGTGTGGTTTATTATTCAATACGTTGTGCCTTAGATACGAATGAATATACTTACTCCATATATGATACAGGATATGAAAAGGGTCTGCTAGAAGTTACTCTGTACTCTCTTCAAGATATTTAGTTGCTGTCTCAGTGCATCCAAAGATATAGTTTATTCAGCTTAAGATAAAAAGACCGCCAAGGTAAAAGGCCTACTATATGGCTTGAACCAGGACCCCAAGAAAGATCCTTGGGAGAGAAGGGTCGTGAGATACTAGGAATGACTTGGACGGTCACTAGATCGTCGAAAGGACATGCGAGTCTTGTGTATCCGCCCCACTCAGGATAACCCTGGTTGGGGTGTAGATATGATCATTTCTGTTCCTAGTGGACACACATGGATATACccagaaaagaggaaaagggcaagtagaaggagagagacttgaaacagaagaagctTCCTTACTGAACGGGGAAGAAACAACTAAAACACGAACAACTTTCACATAGTAAATGGAAGAATCCCTGGGATATACTATATCAAAGAATTGTAACTGAAGGTCAGTACAACCTTTAACAAGTAATAGTTTTAGGCAGTCTTCAATGGTCACCAAAATGAAACTCACAATGATAATTTGCTACTTTGACCAATTGCTCACTTCATTAAGGTCCCAAATGCTCCCTAGTCTCCCTTTTCTATCATAGACAGGTTAAGGGAAATACATATCGAGCTTTCTCATATTAGACATTGACAATGGTGTGCATGCTGGCTGAGTTACCCAAGAATTGCATACTCTTCTCAGTGTATGTGGCCGGGTATGCAAGGAGCAACTCGCTTAACCCGAAGCGGGCTCATTGTATATTTCATTCTGGCTGAAATACACAATGATGTACCGGTCCATGCCCGTATTCCagaacaataacaacaattACAGGGAGTATGTTGCATTCCTATTGGTTGAGTCACACTATAGTGAGTCTGACACTGTATTGAATTCATACAGTGAGCGCTCGCTATCAGTTTCGTTGGCCTTGTGTCATGGCGTTTATCGTTTTGTACGGCGATATCAGAAGAGGCACAACTTGAAATGAACACTGCGGGTTTAACAGAAGCCTTGCATTACTCTCTCGCCGATGCTGCTTGATCTGCTGGTATTCGGACTAGAGTCGCAGGCATGGGAGTATCAACTGATTTATCACCCTCAGACAAGGTGTTTGGATTTTGCACCGTCGGTCTTTGAACATTTACAGCTTCTGCTGTTCAGGGAACCAAGGGGTCAGCAATGGCAACCAATAATACAGATCTCAGCAGTGCTAGCATAGGTAGAGAACAAGGTGGCGGCTTACTGGAGGCCATGCTAATCGACCGTAGAACATTGTCCCAGTTAGCAAGAACGCAGGCAACAGCTGGACTCGACAAGGCAGCAAGCATTAGCATGAAGCGCGCGTAATTGATCAAGTCATtgaattttatattcttcGAGGAATCACAAGAGCGGCCTTGAGGCTAAACTGGCAGCATGTGTAAACCGATGTCAACGAACCTTCTGTGCCATCCTTAAGCGTCCCTATCTTCTCTTCTAAGACTTGCATTTGCATCGCTAGCGCACCACTCATCTCACGGAGTTGCTTCAGATTATCTAGctcggccttcttcgacgCAATCCGGGCAGCCAGGGCCGACAATTGCTGCTGGGGCGCAGCATGATGAGTACTTGGCTGGCGAAAAGATGAGCCTGTAGAAGACACTGACGGAAGCATTGATGTAGGTCGCGACGTGTAGGTCATCTCAACAAGAGAATCCGAGTTAGGAACTAGTCGAACGAAGCACCTGGAGGATGTTTTCCTACCTCTGGATCCAAAATGAATAGTAGTTGTAGATTGTCAGAGATGTGACTATAAAGCGGTAAACTCCGCCTATGCCTTCCTAAGCAGCCAACCCGCTTTACCCGCTAATCCCAGTCGGGGCAAATATCAACAACATAGTAGCACTCTGTTTACATGCTCTTTCAAGCAACCCACCCACAAGGAAACTTTCCAC
This Aspergillus flavus chromosome 1, complete sequence DNA region includes the following protein-coding sequences:
- a CDS encoding DASH complex subunit Dad2-domain-containing protein yields the protein MTYTSRPTSMLPSVSSTGSSFRQPSTHHAAPQQQLSALAARIASKKAELDNLKQLREMSGALAMQMQVLEEKIGTLKDGTEAVACVLANWDNVLRSISMASTEAVNVQRPTVQNPNTLSEGDKSVDTPMPATLVRIPADQAASARE